Proteins from a genomic interval of Diprion similis isolate iyDipSimi1 chromosome 10, iyDipSimi1.1, whole genome shotgun sequence:
- the LOC124411323 gene encoding synapse-associated protein of 47 kDa isoform X6: MFSGLTSQVSNWMGKKNDDGTETPVEEKQQAAGSPGAEPELEAEKKDSSPTKGSKLEMLAGVKSQMSGWLSGGIPGLSRGAGGAGQAEGELPASSETAESQTSRESVQGSASDHVKDDDASRWVAGATGGADSGPASLEGTPTDDKDGQQPFGAVSTKAIAGAKSLGGFLYSAVNKAGKSVVEASAKIKKTVEENVSNQSLLGEFNKEQDAFIASKQGEKGEAVAPWVGAPNEEALREECLALSTDRRNFVRAPPPGVEFVWDFEAAQPVAQATLALDPNLETMRFELVPKVISEENFWRNYFYRVSLLRQSHELNAMASQTESNQNLISAGSIDHTQEEEWERELEARLRDFEVVPGPEKTATTGGTGSSKDGTLGKDDWEEQIDKLLDEEDDLK; this comes from the exons ATGTTCTCCGGTCTAACCAGCCAGGTGTCCAATTGGATGGGCAAGAAGAACGACGACGGCACGGAAACCCCTGTCGAGGAAAAGCAGCAAGCCGCCGGATCCCCAGGAGCCGAACCCGAGCTTGAGGCCGAGAAAAAGGATTCTAG CCCCACGAAAGGAAGCAAGCTCGAGATGCTGGCCGGAGTGAAATCGCAGATGTCCGGTTGGCTGAGCGGAGGAATTCCGGGGCTGAGTCGCGGCGCCGGAGGCGCTGGGCAAGCGGAAGGTGAGCTTCCGGCGTCTTCCGAAACCGCGGAAAGCCAAACATCGCGGGAAAGCGTTCAGGGTTCCGCATCTGACCATGTAAAAGACGATGATGCTAGCAGGTGGGTTGCTGG TGCGACTGGTGGTGCCGACAGCGGACCTGCCAGTCTCGAGGGAACTCCAACCGACGACAAGGACGGGCAGCAGCCATTCGGCGCTG tatcaaCCAAAGCAATAGCCGGAGCGAAAAGCCTCGGTGGATTTCTTTACAGCGCAGTCAACAAGGCTGGAAAATCGGTGGTCGAAGCTAGTGCAAAGATCAAGAAGACAGTCGAGGAGAAT GTCAGCAATCAG AGTCTCCTCGGCGAGTTCAACAAGGAGCAGGACGCCTTCATCGCCAGTAAGCAGGGTGAAAAAGGAGAGGCTGTTGCGCCCTGGGTGGGAGCGCCAAACGAGGAAGCTCTTCGCGAGGAGTGCTTAGCCCTATCAACT gaccgacgtaatttcgtcAGAGCTCCACCACCGGGTGTCGAATTTGTCTGGGATTTCGAGGCTGCTCAGCCAGTGGCGCAAGCCACCCTTGCGTTAGATCCGAACTTGGAAACAATGAGGTTCGAGCTGGTGCCTAAAGT GATATCGGAGGAGAACTTCTGGCGTAATTATTTCTACCGAGTATCACTGTTGCGCCAGAGTCACGAACTCAACGCAATGGCTAGTCAAACGGAAAGCAATCAGAACCTTATATCGGCAGGCAGCATCGATCATACTCAAG AAGAAGAATGGGAACGAGAATTGGAAGCGAGACTTCGAGACTTCGAGGTCGTTCCTGGACCGGAGAAAACAGCGACGACTGGAGGAACTGGATCTTCGAAAGACGGTACATTGGGGAAGGATGACTGGGAGGAACAAATCGACAAGTTGCTCGACGAAGAGGATGATCTCAAGTGA
- the LOC124411323 gene encoding synapse-associated protein of 47 kDa isoform X3, translated as MFSGLTSQVSNWMGKKNDDGTETPVEEKQQAAGSPGAEPELEAEKKDSSPTKGSKLEMLAGVKSQMSGWLSGGIPGLSRGAGGAGQAEGELPASSETAESQTSRESVQGSASDHVKDDDASSATGGADSGPASLEGTPTDDKDGQQPFGAVSTKAIAGAKSLGGFLYSAVNKAGKSVVEASAKIKKTVEENVSNQSLLGEFNKEQDAFIASKQGEKGEAVAPWVGAPNEEALREECLALSTDRRNFVRAPPPGVEFVWDFEAAQPVAQATLALDPNLETMRFELVPKVISEENFWRNYFYRVSLLRQSHELNAMASQTESNQNLISAGSIDHTQDDQVKKPEDRTAPEPTSEDQESSTVDSPGHEFVSDTMRASDMDIQEVREGMKKLGMQPPEEEEWERELEARLRDFEVVPGPEKTATTGGTGSSKDGTLGKDDWEEQIDKLLDEEDDLK; from the exons ATGTTCTCCGGTCTAACCAGCCAGGTGTCCAATTGGATGGGCAAGAAGAACGACGACGGCACGGAAACCCCTGTCGAGGAAAAGCAGCAAGCCGCCGGATCCCCAGGAGCCGAACCCGAGCTTGAGGCCGAGAAAAAGGATTCTAG CCCCACGAAAGGAAGCAAGCTCGAGATGCTGGCCGGAGTGAAATCGCAGATGTCCGGTTGGCTGAGCGGAGGAATTCCGGGGCTGAGTCGCGGCGCCGGAGGCGCTGGGCAAGCGGAAGGTGAGCTTCCGGCGTCTTCCGAAACCGCGGAAAGCCAAACATCGCGGGAAAGCGTTCAGGGTTCCGCATCTGACCATGTAAAAGACGATGATGCTAGCAG TGCGACTGGTGGTGCCGACAGCGGACCTGCCAGTCTCGAGGGAACTCCAACCGACGACAAGGACGGGCAGCAGCCATTCGGCGCTG tatcaaCCAAAGCAATAGCCGGAGCGAAAAGCCTCGGTGGATTTCTTTACAGCGCAGTCAACAAGGCTGGAAAATCGGTGGTCGAAGCTAGTGCAAAGATCAAGAAGACAGTCGAGGAGAAT GTCAGCAATCAG AGTCTCCTCGGCGAGTTCAACAAGGAGCAGGACGCCTTCATCGCCAGTAAGCAGGGTGAAAAAGGAGAGGCTGTTGCGCCCTGGGTGGGAGCGCCAAACGAGGAAGCTCTTCGCGAGGAGTGCTTAGCCCTATCAACT gaccgacgtaatttcgtcAGAGCTCCACCACCGGGTGTCGAATTTGTCTGGGATTTCGAGGCTGCTCAGCCAGTGGCGCAAGCCACCCTTGCGTTAGATCCGAACTTGGAAACAATGAGGTTCGAGCTGGTGCCTAAAGT GATATCGGAGGAGAACTTCTGGCGTAATTATTTCTACCGAGTATCACTGTTGCGCCAGAGTCACGAACTCAACGCAATGGCTAGTCAAACGGAAAGCAATCAGAACCTTATATCGGCAGGCAGCATCGATCATACTCAAG ATGACCAGGTGAAGAAGCCTGAGGACCGAACAGCACCGGAGCCAACTAGCGAGGACCAGGAATCTTCGACAGTCGATTCGCCAGGTCATGAATTTGTATCAGACACAATGAGGGCTTCTGATATGGATATTCAGGAGGTTAGAGAGGGGATGAAGAAACTGGGAATGCAGCCACCCGAAG AAGAAGAATGGGAACGAGAATTGGAAGCGAGACTTCGAGACTTCGAGGTCGTTCCTGGACCGGAGAAAACAGCGACGACTGGAGGAACTGGATCTTCGAAAGACGGTACATTGGGGAAGGATGACTGGGAGGAACAAATCGACAAGTTGCTCGACGAAGAGGATGATCTCAAGTGA
- the LOC124411323 gene encoding synapse-associated protein of 47 kDa isoform X1, which translates to MFSGLTSQVSNWMGKKNDDGTETPVEEKQQAAGSPGAEPELEAEKKDSSPTKGSKLEMLAGVKSQMSGWLSGGIPGLSRGAGGAGQAEGELPASSETAESQTSRESVQGSASDHVKDDDASRWVAGATGGADSGPASLEGTPTDDKDGQQPFGAVSTKAIAGAKSLGGFLYSAVNKAGKSVVEASAKIKKTVEENVSNQSLLGEFNKEQDAFIASKQGEKGEAVAPWVGAPNEEALREECLALSTDRRNFVRAPPPGVEFVWDFEAAQPVAQATLALDPNLETMRFELVPKVISEENFWRNYFYRVSLLRQSHELNAMASQTESNQNLISAGSIDHTQDDQVKKPEDRTAPEPTSEDQESSTVDSPGHEFVSDTMRASDMDIQEVREGMKKLGMQPPEEEEWERELEARLRDFEVVPGPEKTATTGGTGSSKDGTLGKDDWEEQIDKLLDEEDDLK; encoded by the exons ATGTTCTCCGGTCTAACCAGCCAGGTGTCCAATTGGATGGGCAAGAAGAACGACGACGGCACGGAAACCCCTGTCGAGGAAAAGCAGCAAGCCGCCGGATCCCCAGGAGCCGAACCCGAGCTTGAGGCCGAGAAAAAGGATTCTAG CCCCACGAAAGGAAGCAAGCTCGAGATGCTGGCCGGAGTGAAATCGCAGATGTCCGGTTGGCTGAGCGGAGGAATTCCGGGGCTGAGTCGCGGCGCCGGAGGCGCTGGGCAAGCGGAAGGTGAGCTTCCGGCGTCTTCCGAAACCGCGGAAAGCCAAACATCGCGGGAAAGCGTTCAGGGTTCCGCATCTGACCATGTAAAAGACGATGATGCTAGCAGGTGGGTTGCTGG TGCGACTGGTGGTGCCGACAGCGGACCTGCCAGTCTCGAGGGAACTCCAACCGACGACAAGGACGGGCAGCAGCCATTCGGCGCTG tatcaaCCAAAGCAATAGCCGGAGCGAAAAGCCTCGGTGGATTTCTTTACAGCGCAGTCAACAAGGCTGGAAAATCGGTGGTCGAAGCTAGTGCAAAGATCAAGAAGACAGTCGAGGAGAAT GTCAGCAATCAG AGTCTCCTCGGCGAGTTCAACAAGGAGCAGGACGCCTTCATCGCCAGTAAGCAGGGTGAAAAAGGAGAGGCTGTTGCGCCCTGGGTGGGAGCGCCAAACGAGGAAGCTCTTCGCGAGGAGTGCTTAGCCCTATCAACT gaccgacgtaatttcgtcAGAGCTCCACCACCGGGTGTCGAATTTGTCTGGGATTTCGAGGCTGCTCAGCCAGTGGCGCAAGCCACCCTTGCGTTAGATCCGAACTTGGAAACAATGAGGTTCGAGCTGGTGCCTAAAGT GATATCGGAGGAGAACTTCTGGCGTAATTATTTCTACCGAGTATCACTGTTGCGCCAGAGTCACGAACTCAACGCAATGGCTAGTCAAACGGAAAGCAATCAGAACCTTATATCGGCAGGCAGCATCGATCATACTCAAG ATGACCAGGTGAAGAAGCCTGAGGACCGAACAGCACCGGAGCCAACTAGCGAGGACCAGGAATCTTCGACAGTCGATTCGCCAGGTCATGAATTTGTATCAGACACAATGAGGGCTTCTGATATGGATATTCAGGAGGTTAGAGAGGGGATGAAGAAACTGGGAATGCAGCCACCCGAAG AAGAAGAATGGGAACGAGAATTGGAAGCGAGACTTCGAGACTTCGAGGTCGTTCCTGGACCGGAGAAAACAGCGACGACTGGAGGAACTGGATCTTCGAAAGACGGTACATTGGGGAAGGATGACTGGGAGGAACAAATCGACAAGTTGCTCGACGAAGAGGATGATCTCAAGTGA
- the LOC124411323 gene encoding synapse-associated protein of 47 kDa isoform X2: MFSGLTSQVSNWMGKKNDDGTETPVEEKQQAAGSPGAEPELEAEKKDSSPTKGSKLEMLAGVKSQMSGWLSGGIPGLSRGAGGAGQAEGELPASSETAESQTSRESVQGSASDHVKDDDASRWVAGATGGADSGPASLEGTPTDDKDGQQPFGAVSTKAIAGAKSLGGFLYSAVNKAGKSVVEASAKIKKTVEENSLLGEFNKEQDAFIASKQGEKGEAVAPWVGAPNEEALREECLALSTDRRNFVRAPPPGVEFVWDFEAAQPVAQATLALDPNLETMRFELVPKVISEENFWRNYFYRVSLLRQSHELNAMASQTESNQNLISAGSIDHTQDDQVKKPEDRTAPEPTSEDQESSTVDSPGHEFVSDTMRASDMDIQEVREGMKKLGMQPPEEEEWERELEARLRDFEVVPGPEKTATTGGTGSSKDGTLGKDDWEEQIDKLLDEEDDLK, from the exons ATGTTCTCCGGTCTAACCAGCCAGGTGTCCAATTGGATGGGCAAGAAGAACGACGACGGCACGGAAACCCCTGTCGAGGAAAAGCAGCAAGCCGCCGGATCCCCAGGAGCCGAACCCGAGCTTGAGGCCGAGAAAAAGGATTCTAG CCCCACGAAAGGAAGCAAGCTCGAGATGCTGGCCGGAGTGAAATCGCAGATGTCCGGTTGGCTGAGCGGAGGAATTCCGGGGCTGAGTCGCGGCGCCGGAGGCGCTGGGCAAGCGGAAGGTGAGCTTCCGGCGTCTTCCGAAACCGCGGAAAGCCAAACATCGCGGGAAAGCGTTCAGGGTTCCGCATCTGACCATGTAAAAGACGATGATGCTAGCAGGTGGGTTGCTGG TGCGACTGGTGGTGCCGACAGCGGACCTGCCAGTCTCGAGGGAACTCCAACCGACGACAAGGACGGGCAGCAGCCATTCGGCGCTG tatcaaCCAAAGCAATAGCCGGAGCGAAAAGCCTCGGTGGATTTCTTTACAGCGCAGTCAACAAGGCTGGAAAATCGGTGGTCGAAGCTAGTGCAAAGATCAAGAAGACAGTCGAGGAGAAT AGTCTCCTCGGCGAGTTCAACAAGGAGCAGGACGCCTTCATCGCCAGTAAGCAGGGTGAAAAAGGAGAGGCTGTTGCGCCCTGGGTGGGAGCGCCAAACGAGGAAGCTCTTCGCGAGGAGTGCTTAGCCCTATCAACT gaccgacgtaatttcgtcAGAGCTCCACCACCGGGTGTCGAATTTGTCTGGGATTTCGAGGCTGCTCAGCCAGTGGCGCAAGCCACCCTTGCGTTAGATCCGAACTTGGAAACAATGAGGTTCGAGCTGGTGCCTAAAGT GATATCGGAGGAGAACTTCTGGCGTAATTATTTCTACCGAGTATCACTGTTGCGCCAGAGTCACGAACTCAACGCAATGGCTAGTCAAACGGAAAGCAATCAGAACCTTATATCGGCAGGCAGCATCGATCATACTCAAG ATGACCAGGTGAAGAAGCCTGAGGACCGAACAGCACCGGAGCCAACTAGCGAGGACCAGGAATCTTCGACAGTCGATTCGCCAGGTCATGAATTTGTATCAGACACAATGAGGGCTTCTGATATGGATATTCAGGAGGTTAGAGAGGGGATGAAGAAACTGGGAATGCAGCCACCCGAAG AAGAAGAATGGGAACGAGAATTGGAAGCGAGACTTCGAGACTTCGAGGTCGTTCCTGGACCGGAGAAAACAGCGACGACTGGAGGAACTGGATCTTCGAAAGACGGTACATTGGGGAAGGATGACTGGGAGGAACAAATCGACAAGTTGCTCGACGAAGAGGATGATCTCAAGTGA
- the LOC124411323 gene encoding synapse-associated protein of 47 kDa isoform X4, which translates to MFSGLTSQVSNWMGKKNDDGTETPVEEKQQAAGSPGAEPELEAEKKDSSPTKGSKLEMLAGVKSQMSGWLSGGIPGLSRGAGGAGQAEGELPASSETAESQTSRESVQGSASDHVKDDDASSATGGADSGPASLEGTPTDDKDGQQPFGAVSTKAIAGAKSLGGFLYSAVNKAGKSVVEASAKIKKTVEENSLLGEFNKEQDAFIASKQGEKGEAVAPWVGAPNEEALREECLALSTDRRNFVRAPPPGVEFVWDFEAAQPVAQATLALDPNLETMRFELVPKVISEENFWRNYFYRVSLLRQSHELNAMASQTESNQNLISAGSIDHTQDDQVKKPEDRTAPEPTSEDQESSTVDSPGHEFVSDTMRASDMDIQEVREGMKKLGMQPPEEEEWERELEARLRDFEVVPGPEKTATTGGTGSSKDGTLGKDDWEEQIDKLLDEEDDLK; encoded by the exons ATGTTCTCCGGTCTAACCAGCCAGGTGTCCAATTGGATGGGCAAGAAGAACGACGACGGCACGGAAACCCCTGTCGAGGAAAAGCAGCAAGCCGCCGGATCCCCAGGAGCCGAACCCGAGCTTGAGGCCGAGAAAAAGGATTCTAG CCCCACGAAAGGAAGCAAGCTCGAGATGCTGGCCGGAGTGAAATCGCAGATGTCCGGTTGGCTGAGCGGAGGAATTCCGGGGCTGAGTCGCGGCGCCGGAGGCGCTGGGCAAGCGGAAGGTGAGCTTCCGGCGTCTTCCGAAACCGCGGAAAGCCAAACATCGCGGGAAAGCGTTCAGGGTTCCGCATCTGACCATGTAAAAGACGATGATGCTAGCAG TGCGACTGGTGGTGCCGACAGCGGACCTGCCAGTCTCGAGGGAACTCCAACCGACGACAAGGACGGGCAGCAGCCATTCGGCGCTG tatcaaCCAAAGCAATAGCCGGAGCGAAAAGCCTCGGTGGATTTCTTTACAGCGCAGTCAACAAGGCTGGAAAATCGGTGGTCGAAGCTAGTGCAAAGATCAAGAAGACAGTCGAGGAGAAT AGTCTCCTCGGCGAGTTCAACAAGGAGCAGGACGCCTTCATCGCCAGTAAGCAGGGTGAAAAAGGAGAGGCTGTTGCGCCCTGGGTGGGAGCGCCAAACGAGGAAGCTCTTCGCGAGGAGTGCTTAGCCCTATCAACT gaccgacgtaatttcgtcAGAGCTCCACCACCGGGTGTCGAATTTGTCTGGGATTTCGAGGCTGCTCAGCCAGTGGCGCAAGCCACCCTTGCGTTAGATCCGAACTTGGAAACAATGAGGTTCGAGCTGGTGCCTAAAGT GATATCGGAGGAGAACTTCTGGCGTAATTATTTCTACCGAGTATCACTGTTGCGCCAGAGTCACGAACTCAACGCAATGGCTAGTCAAACGGAAAGCAATCAGAACCTTATATCGGCAGGCAGCATCGATCATACTCAAG ATGACCAGGTGAAGAAGCCTGAGGACCGAACAGCACCGGAGCCAACTAGCGAGGACCAGGAATCTTCGACAGTCGATTCGCCAGGTCATGAATTTGTATCAGACACAATGAGGGCTTCTGATATGGATATTCAGGAGGTTAGAGAGGGGATGAAGAAACTGGGAATGCAGCCACCCGAAG AAGAAGAATGGGAACGAGAATTGGAAGCGAGACTTCGAGACTTCGAGGTCGTTCCTGGACCGGAGAAAACAGCGACGACTGGAGGAACTGGATCTTCGAAAGACGGTACATTGGGGAAGGATGACTGGGAGGAACAAATCGACAAGTTGCTCGACGAAGAGGATGATCTCAAGTGA
- the LOC124411323 gene encoding synapse-associated protein of 47 kDa isoform X5, whose protein sequence is MFSGLTSQVSNWMGKKNDDGTETPVEEKQQAAGSPGAEPELEAEKKDSSPTKGSKLEMLAGVKSQMSGWLSGGIPGLSRGAGGAGQAEGELPASSETAESQTSRESVQGSASDHVKDDDASRWVAGATGGADSGPASLEGTPTDDKDGQQPFGAVSTKAIAGAKSLGGFLYSAVNKAGKSVVEASAKIKKTVEENVSNQSLLGEFNKEQDAFIASKQGEKGEAVAPWVGAPNEEALREECLALSTDRRNFVRAPPPGVEFVWDFEAAQPVAQATLALDPNLETMRFELVPKVISEENFWRNYFYRVSLLRQSHELNAMASQTESNQNLISAGSIDHTQDDQVKKPEDRTAPEPTSEDQESSTVDSPGHEFVSDTMRASDMDIQEVREGMKKLGMQPPEA, encoded by the exons ATGTTCTCCGGTCTAACCAGCCAGGTGTCCAATTGGATGGGCAAGAAGAACGACGACGGCACGGAAACCCCTGTCGAGGAAAAGCAGCAAGCCGCCGGATCCCCAGGAGCCGAACCCGAGCTTGAGGCCGAGAAAAAGGATTCTAG CCCCACGAAAGGAAGCAAGCTCGAGATGCTGGCCGGAGTGAAATCGCAGATGTCCGGTTGGCTGAGCGGAGGAATTCCGGGGCTGAGTCGCGGCGCCGGAGGCGCTGGGCAAGCGGAAGGTGAGCTTCCGGCGTCTTCCGAAACCGCGGAAAGCCAAACATCGCGGGAAAGCGTTCAGGGTTCCGCATCTGACCATGTAAAAGACGATGATGCTAGCAGGTGGGTTGCTGG TGCGACTGGTGGTGCCGACAGCGGACCTGCCAGTCTCGAGGGAACTCCAACCGACGACAAGGACGGGCAGCAGCCATTCGGCGCTG tatcaaCCAAAGCAATAGCCGGAGCGAAAAGCCTCGGTGGATTTCTTTACAGCGCAGTCAACAAGGCTGGAAAATCGGTGGTCGAAGCTAGTGCAAAGATCAAGAAGACAGTCGAGGAGAAT GTCAGCAATCAG AGTCTCCTCGGCGAGTTCAACAAGGAGCAGGACGCCTTCATCGCCAGTAAGCAGGGTGAAAAAGGAGAGGCTGTTGCGCCCTGGGTGGGAGCGCCAAACGAGGAAGCTCTTCGCGAGGAGTGCTTAGCCCTATCAACT gaccgacgtaatttcgtcAGAGCTCCACCACCGGGTGTCGAATTTGTCTGGGATTTCGAGGCTGCTCAGCCAGTGGCGCAAGCCACCCTTGCGTTAGATCCGAACTTGGAAACAATGAGGTTCGAGCTGGTGCCTAAAGT GATATCGGAGGAGAACTTCTGGCGTAATTATTTCTACCGAGTATCACTGTTGCGCCAGAGTCACGAACTCAACGCAATGGCTAGTCAAACGGAAAGCAATCAGAACCTTATATCGGCAGGCAGCATCGATCATACTCAAG ATGACCAGGTGAAGAAGCCTGAGGACCGAACAGCACCGGAGCCAACTAGCGAGGACCAGGAATCTTCGACAGTCGATTCGCCAGGTCATGAATTTGTATCAGACACAATGAGGGCTTCTGATATGGATATTCAGGAGGTTAGAGAGGGGATGAAGAAACTGGGAATGCAGCCACCCGAAG CCTAA